CGACGTACCCATAACCATTCTTTATTATCTTTTGAACGGCATTTACAATATCATCTACAAAATCTGTAGTTCTGGGATGGAAATTGGCAGCCCGTACTCCCAGCAGATGTGCATCGTGGAAATACTCCGCGATGAACGTATCGGCAACTGTCTTCCAATCAACACCCCATTCTTTCGCTTCGTTTATTATCTTATCATCTATGTCCGTGAAGTTTTGGACCATCACGACTTTGTATCCTATGAATTCAAGGAACCTTCTGAATGCATCGAAAACAACCATCGGACGGGCGTTTCCGATGTGGATATAGTTGTAAACGGTAGGACCACACACGTACATCTTCACAATACCAGGTTCAATTGGTTCGAGTGGAACTTTTTCTTTTGTTAAAGTATCCGTGATATAAACTTTGCTCATGCGCTATTCACCACTCTTCTTAAACGATTTTCCAGAAAAATCAAACTTTCAGAAAGTTTTCAATGCGTGCTAAGACTTCTTCTTTTCCAAGTATTTCAAGAATGTCTATCAATTCTGGACCTTCGTGCTTACCTGTTAGAATAAGCCTGAGCGTCATGTAGAAGTCTTTACCTTTCAATTTAGCACCTTTCATCGCCGTCTTGAAGGCAGCGTAAATATTCTCTTTACTCCAGTTTTCCACTTTCTGCAGTTCATCAAGTAAGACCTTATACGTTTCAATTGCTTCGGTAGTCTTCTCAGGTAATGTTGTGGGTCGTTCAAAGAAGAAATCAGTAAGTTCTGGAAGCTGCGAAAGTTCTTCGATTCTGTCCTTTACAGCTGATAAAATCTTTTCCAAATAAGCATCATCCACTTCCCTGTTGATGAAGCTTTTGGCAATCTTTACAAGTTCCTTAGGGTCTTTCATTCTAATGTGTTCGGAGTTCATCCATCTCAGTTTTTCTGGGTTAAAGATTGCCGGATTCTTAACTAGTCGTTCCAAAGAAAAGCTGTTTATAAGTTCTTCCTTGGTGAGTATCTCTTTACCTTCTGGATGCGACCAGCCTAGTAGTGCCAAGAAATTAACCAGAGCTTCTGGTAAGTAACCTCTTGCTTTGAACTCTTCTACAGATGTGGCACCATGGCGTTTACTGAGTTTGCTTCCATCCGGTCCGAGAATCATAGATACATGTCCAAACACGGGGACAGGCCAACCAAGGGCCTCGTAAAGTGCAACTTGTTTAACTGTGTTAGACAGATGGTCATCGCCCCTAAGCACGTGCGTAATTTTCATGAGACCATCATCTATAACGCACGCGTAGTTGTAAGTCGGCATCCCGTTGCTTCTTAGCAGTGCAAAATCCCCAACACTACCCGCTTTAAAAACAACTTCACCTTTTACCACATCGTTTATCACGTAGTCTTTTCTTGGCATAGAGAAATATATCGCAGGCATTAATCCTTTCTCCTCGTATTCTTTCTTCCTTTCCGATGTGTTATATGGCTCGAGCATTTCGCGTGTGTAGTGTGGCGCTTTACCTTCGGCAAGTAGTTTTTCGCGCAGCTGCTCTATTTCCTCAGGATAAGCGTAAACTTCGTAGGCTTTTCCCTGTTTTATTAATTCTTGGGCATAGTGATGGTAAAGCTCTGTTCTCTCACTTTGCCTGTAGGGGCCGTACGGACCACCGATATCAGGACCTTCGTCCCAATCCAAACCAAGCCATCGCAATGCATTGATTAATTGCTCTTCGAAAATCTTCTCAGACCTTTCAACATCAGTGTCTTCGATTCTTAGAATAAACTTTCCACCTGCCTTACGCGCAAAAAGGTAGTTGAACAAAGCGGTTCTTGCACCACCAACGTGAAGATATCCCGTTGGACTTGGCGCAAATCTCACTCTTACCTGGCCGTCACCTGCCATTTTTATCCCTCCGAATCAAGTTTTAGTTTAATCTATACATAAATCGGGGGGCATGCCCCCCGAATTCTGAACTTTAAAAATTAGAAAGAATTTGTAGCAATTTGTCCCTTTTTCCCTCAAAAAGTTTTACTCTTCAAGAGGTTCAAACATATCCTTGCTTACTCCACAGACCGGGCATGTCCAATCATCTGGAAGATTCTCAAATGGTGTACCTGGTGCTATTCCAGAATCTGGATCTCCAACCTCTGGATCGTAAATGTAGCCACAAACGGTGCATCTGTACTTCATATTTCCACCTCCATTCAGTTGCTTGGTAGAAGTATTATACCACAAGAAGACCAAGATTTTCAACCAATATTTTGCAAGAGCGTTGTTAATTACCCAGTTAAGTGCTAAAATAAACTATGCCTAAGACCATCGCCAGCAAAACACAGAAACGTGTCACAAATTTCAAGGAGGGAATAGTAATGATTGCAGAGATTATAAATTACGGTGGGAGCATAAGAGTCCCCAAAAGCGTCGAAGTAGCTTACTCAACACCGGTTCTGCTGAAGTACAATGAACGTATAATTCTTATCGATCCGGGTGACTATGTCTCTTTTGGCTTTTTGGAAGAGTATTTTGAGAGCCACAATATCAGTTTAGAAGACGTGACAGACATCTTGTTAACACATCTCCACTTAGACCATGCTTATGCAACGAAACTTTTCACAAATGCGACAATTTACATCCATGCCGCATACAAATCAAAACCGTACAATAAGTTCGGCCTCATCAAGAGTAAGCTCTATCTTGAAATTATAAACTCTTGGAAAAATGTGGTGGAGATCGACGCGGGAGTGAAATTATTTGATGGAAAAATCCACGTATTTCACACCCCTTGGCACGCAAAAGAACACTGTTCATTTACTATCGATACAGAAAATTTGGGAAGAATTCTGTACACCGGAGACATAGTTATGAATCGTGTAGAGTTTTATGATATAATAAGATGGCTGAGGAATGACGATTGTGCTCGATTTATCAATACTATCGGTCGGAAGTGTGATTATATAGTCTTTACGCATGATGAGTACGTAAAAAGCAGCGATTACTTCAGGGGGTGAGAATTATGAGAATTGCTATGGTTTCTTACGAAGTTTATCCATTCGCGAAGGTCGGAGGACTTGCAGATGTTGTTGGAGCTTTGCCTAAATACATAGAAAGGCAAGGTTTGACGGTTGACATCTTCATGCCTTACCATAAGAAGGTTGATGAGAATGCTCCAAAATTCGGGTATACGATTGAGAAAGTTTCCGAAGCTATCCCTGTTCCTCAACTGCTCACAGAAGAAAAATTTGATATCTACAAAACAACACTTCCTGGAAGCAGGAACGTGAACGTTTTCCTAATCTCCAATCGCTATTACTTCAGCGCTAACGAAGTCTACGAAGGACCGGATTTGGCAGAGCAGGCAATATTCTTCTCAGATGCAGTCCTTGAATCTATAAAAAAACTGGACTTTAATTACGATGTAATTCATGTCAACGACTGGCAAACTGCACTAATACCTGTTTATCTCAAATCCGTATACAAGAACGATGAAAAGCTTTCAAAAATAGCTTCTGTTCTAACTATTCACAACCTGGGATACCAAGGCATTTTTGAACCGTCGTACATGAAATTCGCAGGTCTACCTGACTATCTTTTTAGCATCGATGGAATAGAGTTCTACGGTAATATCAATTTCCTAAAAGGTGGTATTCTTTTTGCGGACGTTATAAACACAGTAAGTCCTACGTACGCACGTGAAATTCAGGCAAAGGAATACGGTGAGAAGCTTGATGGTGTGTTGCGTGTAAGGTCTGCAGACTTGTACGGTATCTTGAATGGTATTGACTACGAAGAATACAATCCAGAAACTGACAAGAGGATATACGTAAATTACAACCTGGAAACTGTTGAAAAGAAGAGAGAAAACAAGAGAATGCTTCAACGTGAACTTGGATTGCCAGAGAGAGATGTTCCAATGATTGGTATGATAAATAGGCTCGTTGACCAAAAAGGGCTCGATATAATGGCTGAGGTAATGGATTACGTTTCTTTATTTGATATGCAATTTGTTCTTCTTGGCACTGGTGACGAGAAGTACGAAGAGATGTTCAAAAGCCTTGGAGAAAAGTACCCGGAAAAGTATTCCATAAATCTTAAATTCGACATTGTACTTGCTCAAAGGATTTATGCTGGTGCGGACATGTTCCTAATGCCTTCAAGATACGAACCCTGTGGTCTTGGACAAATGTACAGCCTTAGATACGGAACAATACCGATAGTTAGGTACACGGGAGGATTAGCTGATACGGTAAAAGAGTACGACCCACAGACTAAAGATGGGAACGGATTCGGATTTGAGCCTTACGACCCTGCATATCTATTAAAAGCAATAGCTAAGGCTTTGTATTACTACAACGAAAAAGAACACTGGATTACGTTGATTAGAAATGCCATGACAACGGATTTGAGCTGGGACAAATCAGCAAAGGAATATGTGAAACTTTACCAACGTGCAAAATCAAAAGTTCAGTAATAAAAAACTTGGGGAGGAATCTTTATGCCTGAATACAGAAAAGACCCAGTTGTAAAAAGGTGGGTTATTATTTCTACTGAACGTGCAAAAAGGCCTCACGATTTTCAAGTAACGCCAGAGGAAGTGAAAACGGGTTTTTGTCCTTTTGACTACGGAAATGAACATACAACACCACCAGAGATCATAGCGTTCCGACCTGCAGATACACAACCCAATACACCTGGATGGTGGGTAAGGGTCGTGCCAAATAAGTTCCCAGCTGTAGACCCCGAGCTGCCAGTTGATAGGTATGGGCACGGGATGTACGATGCGATGACGGGCTTTGGTTATCACGAGGTCATTGTTGAAACTCCTGACCACAACGCGACATTCGCATTACTTGACTACAAACAAGCTGAGGAAGTCATATGGGCTTACGTCACAAGGTTCAGAACTATCGCGAAAGATGAAAGGGTCAAATACATTCTCATCTTCAGAAACCACGGAAAAGAAGGTGGTGCATCTCTTGCCCATCCGCACAGCCAGATCATAGCCACACCTGTTGTGCCAAAGACCGTTCAAGAAGAGCTTGACGGAGCAAAGGATTACTACTCCTACAAAGAAAGATGTGTCTTCTGCGATATGATAAACCAAGAAAAAATTGAGGGAAGACGTATAGTTGAAGAGAATGAACACTTCATAGCTTTTGAACCATATGCCGCAAGATTTCCGTTCGAAACTTGGGTACTTCCAAAAAGGCACTCTCACGATTTTGGTTCAATAAACCCGGAAGAAGTTAGAGCATTCGCACAAATAATGAAAAATGTTCTTCATAGGATCTATGTCGTATTAAACAATCCACCTTATAACTTCTTAATCCATACCGCACCAGTTATGGAAGAAGGGAAAGTTTACTACCATTGGCATGTCGAAATCATTCCTCGCCTAACACGTGTTGCTGGTTTTGAATGGGGTTCTGGATTTTACATCAACCCTGTACCACCAGAAGATGCGGCGAAATATTTGGTAGAAAGCTATCAAGAGGTAATTGAAAAAACAAAATCAGAGTGAAAAACATTAAGTGTAAAAGGAGAAAAAGGAGGATAACAAATGGGCACAAATTTCAGTTTGAACCCGGATCAAAAGATTTCAGAGCTTAAAGAGAACGTCAAACACTTTATTGCTGTGTTGAGTGGAAAAGGAGGAGTTGGAAAAACCACTGTTGCTGTGAATCTGGCAACAGCACTTGCAGAAAGTGGTTACAAAGTTGGGATTCTTGATGTTGATATACATGGTCCTGACATAGTCCGCATGCTCGGTGGGAATGCTGTTCCATTGGTTGATGAAGACGATAAGATAATACCCGCAGAAGTGCTACCAAATTTGAAAGCTTTATCCATTTCCATGATGGTTGAGGAGGGTAAACCTATAATTTGGAGAGGCCCGCTTAAACATTCTGCAATTAAACAATTTCTTGGCGATACAAAGTGGGGAGAACTTGATTTCATGATCTTCGATCTACCACCGGGAACTGGTGACGAAGCTCTTAGCCTTTTCCAAACGATAGGTCAAACTGATGGGGTGTTAATGGTAACAACACCACAAAAAGTTGCGCTCGACGATGTCAGAAGAGCGATAGAATTTGTAAGAGCAATGAATCAGAAAGTATTAGGAATCGTCGAAAATATGTCGTACATGAGATGTAAAGATGAAATCGTCTATCCATTCGGAAAAGGCGGTGCTGATACGTTGTCCCAAGAATATGGAGTGCCTGTGCTTGGGAGGATTCCAATGGACCCCAAGGCACTCGAACTACTTGACGAAGGAAAACCAATAACACTTTACTACAGAGGAAGTGAAGTGGAAAAGGCATTTAGAGAACTCGCCGAAAATGTAGCGAAAGCTGTCGAAAAATAGTGAAAGAGAACTCCAAAATCAAATTTTAAGACATAAAGGTGGTATAAATAATGCGCATAGAACCACCGTCGAACGATCCAAAATTTAAGAGTTCCTCTGTAAAAGGTAAGAAAACAAGTAAGAAAGAACACATAGGCTCGAGTGAGAAGAGCTCATTTTTAGGTGTTTTTGAAGAAGCAGAAAATGAGGCAATTAGAAAGACCATAGAAGAAATGATAAGTGATGTTGTAGAAGCAGGAAATGATTTCGTGAGGTCTCCAACATCAGAGAATCTTAAAAGGTACAAAGAAAAAATCAAAAACGTTTTGAAGTATGTCGAGAAGAACTTATACAAATTAGCTGGTAAGTACGATTACGCACTTTCTCAGCCAAGGCTACACATAATAGTGGAACAAATCGACGAAAGATTAGAACAACTTACGAACTTACTAATCGAGGCTGAAAAGAACACACTTAAGCTTGCGGAAAAAGTAGGAGAGATCAACGGCATCATCTTTGATTTGTACAAGTAGAATTGAAAGGAGAGAATTTAATGAAAGAGTTCTTGCTCGGGATCGTTCAAGGATTGACGGAATTTCTTCCGGTGTCGAGTTCAGGGCACCTGAGTTTATTCTCGAAGTTTTTCGGACTATCGCAGAATCTTTCCTTATTTGCTTTTCTTCACTTGGCAACTTTCTTGGTAGTTCTGATACTCTTGTGGGAAGATGTGTGGAGTATTATAACCGGCTTAATCAAGCTCGACACGACAATGTGGAGTCTTGCACTTAAAATCATCGTTGCATCCATACCAGCAGACCTTGTAGGTGTGTTTTTTGAAAAGAAAATCGAGGAAGTGTTATCTTCTCAAGCTTTAATTGGTGTATTTTTTCTAGTCACAGCGGCAGCATTATGGTTGTCTGACTCGCTAGCTGGAAAAAAGTCACTGAGCGATATTTCTTACCTTGACGCATTGATAGTAGGAGTTTTCCAAGCGATTGCCATATTACCTGGGATATCTCGAAGTGGTTTTACATTGATAGGTGCACTTTTGGTCGGAATGAACCGAACTGATGCCTTTAGATTTTCTTTCTTATTAAGCTTACCAGTCACACTTGCAGCAGGAATTTTCGAACTCAAAGATATTGCTTTCTCGGCAGGTGTATTGGCTGGGTTCGGAGGCTCATTTGTTGCAGGTCTGGTTGCTTTAATCGTTGTTAGACAACTAACCATATCAGCGCACCTAAAGTTCTTTTCTATGTACCTTATTATACCCGCACTGCTCAGCTTTTTTGTCAGGTGAGAATTGATTACTCTTAATCAAGTCCTACCAATTCTGAAGAAACGTAATCCCAGGGAGTAAAAAAAACCTGGGATTTTTCTTTTTGAAAATTGGGAATAAGATTGTGGTGGTTGTCGAATTCTTTGTGTGTATGAACTTTCAGTCTGTGGTATAATCATCTTTGTGGAGTTGCAAATTTAAAACAATTAGAACTGGGAGGGAACTTTTGTGTCTTTGAGATTTGTTCTTCTCAGATCGAAATTGGTTGTCTTTCTCATCACAGCGATTAGTATCTTAAGTTTCAGTGCAAGCTTTTACTTCAGTACGAGAGATGGGATGGGGATATCCGGTTCTTTCGATTCCATTAATTATTTGCTTGGTTTTCCCTATAGTGAGGTCGGTTTCAAACTACCTTTGGATGAGACCAACACCATCTTCCTCTCAGCATTCGGAGGGTACGATTTTATTAGGTCGACGTATTTTATGCGGCTGAGTCCAGATTTCAACGTTGAAAAAATAAGTGTCTCTATACCTTTGGAACTGTCAACCAGAATTGTGCAAACAGATGAAGCAACTGAAACTGGTAGGTTCAATATCGGTATTGCAACGTCCATACGTTTCGAGAATATTGACTTTGCTATATCGGCGTATTATTCTGCCTTTTATCTTTTCTACGACCCAGCGTTCAGTGTGAACATCCCAACAGTCTATACCGACGATATCTTCCGCTCCGCTTTGAACATCAAGGTCTCTTACATCCAACCGTCTTTCTCGATTTCTTTTGGTTACTTCGCTTCACTTTGCTGGCTTTCTTACAGGGCTTCGTTTATAACAGGTGAGAACTCAGCTTACGTTGAAGCAAAATTGAAAATCCGATTTTGAAACAATTAGATGTTTTGGGGGCTTTTGAATTGACAAGTGGAGAAGGAAAAATTAACGAGATTATCGGCAAACTTATAAAACAAAACGCGTTTTATGGATACATTCTGATGGGGGCTAAATACAAAGAAGGTAACGTAAAAAACTTAACAATGACCGTTACAAGAAACGGGGACCTGTTGTTTATCTACAATCCAGTTAGCATAGCAACAAAAAGCGAAGTGATGATTGAAGGACTGATCTTGCACGAGCTAATGCACTTTATTAATAGGCATTACTTAATTAAACCCAAGGATAAGCGCGACAAGGCTGTATGGGACCTTGCAAAAGACGTTGCAATTAATCAATTCATACCACAACTCGATGCACTCAGCGTCCCGTTAAACGTTCTAATTGAGGAAGGTCATGGAACAGATAACGATATCATATTTGCAGGTCCGCCTATGACTATGCTCAATAGAACGGCTGAGGAATATCATGATTACATAATTGAAGAATTCATGAAACGTGGAAATTTTGATATCGAGGCAATCGCTGACAAACTGCCAGATAACCATGAATTTACAAGTGATGTACCGATTGAAATGGTTGTTGAATTGATGGAACAAAAGGTTGGAAAAGCGTTCAACCTTTTTGGCGGGGAATTGCCATCCGGAATGAAACAAAACATCGAGCTGTCAATAAGAAAACCAGTAGTTAATTGGGAAGTAGCGATTAGAAGGTTTGTCGGGCTTTCACAAAGAGGGGATAAGTATTCCACACCGTTAAGACCCAACAGGCGATATGACGACCAGCCTGGTTGGAGGTACATATATACCCCTAAGCTTTGCGTTATCATAGACACAAGTGGGAGCATCCTTGAGGAGGAAATTAATTCCTTTATGAGCGAATTAGATGCTATAGCAAGACAAGAAGTTTCTTTAAAGGTTATACAAGTCGATAAGTCCGTAACGTTCGTTGGTGACTACAAACCTGGCGGATGGAAGGACTTTGAGATTTACGGTGGAGGCGAAACAGACCTCCAGCCAGCTGTAGATATGGCTGAGAATCTATTTAGAAGCGAAGGCATAATAATATTCACAGATGGATACGTTGATTTGCCGAAAGTCAGTAGGAGGGTCCTTTTCGTTTTGAGCAAAAAGCACAATCCCGATTTTTATATCGACGCAAAACGAATATACGGAAGCGTGTATATAATCGATTAAACAAAATCTGAGAGAATCATCAGGAGGAAGCAAAATGGAAGAATTTGGCAGGAACTTTGATAAAGCTTTGGACGATAAAAGTCTCAACGAAAAGGAGCATGAAAAGATAGAATACTTCGGATTCTTAAAGAATAAGATAGAATACGACCTTGTTTTGAACAAATACAAAACCTATTGCTTTTCTGCGCTTGGTAAAGAATACCTGGAATCATTATCTCCGTACAACATCGATGCTCAGCAGGAGTTGTCATATGTTTCAGAGCTCTGTGATTTTGTAAGGGCAAACGGTTATCCTACATCTGATGCTTTCATCGACGTTAGACCCATCTTGCAAAAAATCGCAGATGGTCTTTTGGTAGAAGGAGAAGAATTCCTATTACTACTAAGATTTCTCATTGGTGTTAAATCCTTGAGGGAAATGTTCAAAAACCAAAGATTATTTAACCTGCAAAACTCCGTGGTAAACTTCGTCCTAAAAATAGGTAACTACGATGAGATTATAGATAGGATAAGACAAGTCATAGACGATAATGGGAAGGTAAAAGACAGCGCCTCTTTACTTTTAAAAAACATCAGGAACGAATACTCTGAAACATTGCGAGAAATACGAAAACGTGTTGAAAGGTTCATCTCGCAGCATCAAAACCTGCTTCAGGAGAATACTTACACTATCAAAAACGACAGGTACGTACTGCCAGTAAAGGCTAACGAACGTGGGAAACTGAAAGGAATTGTTCACGGAAGCTCTTCTTCTGGTTCCACTTTGTATTTTGAACCCGAAGAGTTAATACAGCTCAACGACAAGCTGAGGATACTGTCCGAAGAGGAGGCAAAAGAAGTCGCAAGAATTCTCAGAGAACTGACATCAAAAGTGTTTGACAGGCTTCAGTCGCTTCTTGGTGATATCGAGATTCTAAAAAGGCTAGACGGGTTATTTGCAAAGGTGCGATACGTCATTGAGAAAGGTGGACAGATAATCTTTCCTGGTGGAAATTACCTAAAACTCTCAAAGGCAAGACATCCGCTTATACCGGAAGATAAAGTAGTGCCAATCGACATTGAACTTCCAACAGACAAACTCGGTATAGTGATAACAGGTCCAAATACAGGTGGAAAGACTGTATCACTCAAAACTATAGCGTTATCAATAGTTCTAGCGCGCAGTGGCTTCCCCATTCTGGCGGGTGAAAGCTCTCGAATTCCAAATTACGATGTCTACGTTGACATAGGTGACAGTCAAAGTATCTTGGAAAATTTGAGTACGTTTTCTGGCCATATCGTAAATATCGCAAAGGCATTGAGATTAGCTGATGAGAATTCTATAGTCCTCATTGACGAACTCGGTTCTGGAACGGATCCATACGAAGGGAGTGCCATAGCACTTGGTATAATCGAAGAACTTATTGCAAGACGTGTTAAGTTCATCGTTACTACACATTTAACTCCAGTTAAACTATATTCGATGAGTCACGACAAACTTATCACAGCTTCGATGGAATTCGACCCAGAAACGCTATCACCAAAATACAGAATCCTTATGAACATTCCCGGTGCGTCACATGCATTTGAGATTGCACAAAAGTATGGTTTGGACAGCAGAATCTTGGAAAGGGCAAAAGAGCATCTCGATGAGGAACACGTAAGGATAGAGGAATTGATAAAAAATTTGAACAAACATATAAGCGAACTCGAGCAGAGAAAACGAGAACTCGAAAACACTTTGCGCGACTATCAAAAGCAAAAACGCGAATTTGAGGAGAAATACAAGCTCTTGAAGATAAAGAAGATGGAGGAGTTTGACAAAGAACTCCGAGAAGTTTACAAAGACATTCAGAAGGCAAAAAGAGACTTACAAATCACACTACAAAGCAAGAACACCGAAAGTGAACAACTCATCAAAAAAAGGTTGAAAGAGATTGAAGGAGAAGTAAAGCATATCGAAGAGGTCCAAGAAAAGCTTGAAAAAGTCTTCTATGAAACTGCTCTTTCAGAAGAAGAAAAGAGCATTGGAATAGGCGATTCCGTAACACTTGTTGATGGCACTGCTATCGGAAAGGTGGTAGATATCAAAGGTTCAAAAGTGATTGTGGACTTTAATGGAATAAAGCTGGAAGTGAAACCCGAAAAGCTCAAAAAGATCACGCTACCGAATGTTTTAAATTCTGAAAGTACGAAGCACCAGACACAGGTACCAAAGATCCCGGCAAAAGTTTACTCTTCTGGCCTAACGAAGAATGAAATAGACGTTCGAGGTATGACAGTAGAAGAGGCTGTTGAAAAGATTGATGAATTCATAGATCAGCTCCTCATGTCCGACTTTACAATAGGTTACATAATCCATGGAAAAGGTACAGGAAAGCTTGCAACCGGAATATGGAACCATCTACGGCATGACAGACGCATTAAGAACTACCGATTTGGCAGACCAGATGAAGGCGGAGTAGGTGTAACCGTTATCGAATTATGAGTGCTAAGCAAAGAAGTAAACGGGGGTGAAATCTTGATCTTTGCGTTAGATATCGGGACAAGAAAAATTGCAGGATTACTTGTTGACATGGACGAAAATGGAAAAATGATAGTACATGATGTGATACTGAGAGAACATGAGCATAGAGCCATGCTCGATGGTCAAATCCACGATGTTGAAAAGGTTGCAAGGGCTGTAAGCATTGTAAAAAGTGAATTGGAAAATAGAAACAATGTGAAACTTGACAAAGTAGCGGTCGCACTTGCTGGCAGATTTTTGAAAACGTACTTTGGGGAAGCATCCGCAGATGTCAGTGAAGTTGGTGAAATCACTTCGGATGTTGTAACGAAATTGGAACTTGAGGCTGTTGCAAACACGATGGAGAATGTCGAACCCAGCATGTACTGTGTTGGTTACTCAGTAGTTAAATACGAACTCGACGGCATGTGGTTTAAAAAGATAGAAGGGTTAAAAGGTAATCAAGCGAGTGTAAAAGTAGTCGCTACATTTTTGCCTAGTCATGTAGTCGAAGCGATGCTCTCAGTATTGAAGAAGGTCAGTTTGACAATTACTCATCTCACACTCGAACCCATTGCTGCAGTGAACATAACCGTGCCTGAAGATTTGAGGATACTGAACATCGCACTTGTCGATGTCGGAGCAGGAACGAGCGATATCGCTATATCAAAAGACGGAACAATTATAGCTTATGGAATGGTTCCGTTAGCCGGTGACGAAATCACAGAGGCCATAACTAAGACGTTTTTGCTCGACTTCTCAACAGCTGAGTTTGTGAAGCGCAATCTCGAATCAAGCGAGATATTGAAGGTTAAGAACATCCTCGACAAAGAGAAGGAGATAAGACGGGCAGACGTGCTGAAAGCAATTGAACCAATTGTAGATTACATGACCAAACAGATTGCAGATGAAATAGTTGAGCTCAACGGGGGAAAGCCACAAGTGGTAATGATAGTTGGTGGTGGTGCGAAGATACCGATATTTGCACATCATTTAGCCAAACACCTCGAAATGGATGAAGAATTTGTCTCGCTGAAGATGGCGAAGAACTTGGATTTCATCGACGAAACAGGTCAAATTTTTGGGAGTGAATTCATAACACCTCTGGGAATTGGATACACAGCATTGACAAAAACTGGTAGCGTCTTTGAACATGTAACTGTAAATGGCGAAAGGGTTCAGCTTATAGGATTCAAAGGTACATATACCGTTTGGGAAGTTTTGGCACAAATGGGTAAAGACATCCATGCCCTGCTTGGAAAACCAGGGAAGTCTGTTGTGATTGAAATAAACGGTACTCCGGTAGTTGTAAAAGGTAAAATGCCAACACCTGCCAGCGTTAAAATCAACGGAATCCCCGCTTCATTGCGTGATACTGTGAAACACGGTGATGTCATAGAAGTTGGGGAGGCTACCGATGGCGAAGATGCAAAGCCAAGTTTGTACGACATGGTGAAACCTATATACCTTCGTTCGATTGAAACAGAGCAAGTCATTGAATACTATCCAAGAGTAAAATTGAACGGCAAGGAAGTTTTCCAAAACGTTGAACTTCAAGATGGCGATAGCATAACTTATGAAAAGATAAAAGTCCGAGAAATAAGGGAGTTCTTAGCGCAAGATTTAATAAAGATTGAGTACTCCATAAACGGTGTGTACAAAGAAGCAGAAGCTGGAGAAGTAAAAATTTTTAAGGATGACATGGAAC
The DNA window shown above is from Fervidobacterium changbaicum and carries:
- the rd gene encoding rubredoxin, yielding MKYRCTVCGYIYDPEVGDPDSGIAPGTPFENLPDDWTCPVCGVSKDMFEPLEE
- a CDS encoding Mrp/NBP35 family ATP-binding protein is translated as MGTNFSLNPDQKISELKENVKHFIAVLSGKGGVGKTTVAVNLATALAESGYKVGILDVDIHGPDIVRMLGGNAVPLVDEDDKIIPAEVLPNLKALSISMMVEEGKPIIWRGPLKHSAIKQFLGDTKWGELDFMIFDLPPGTGDEALSLFQTIGQTDGVLMVTTPQKVALDDVRRAIEFVRAMNQKVLGIVENMSYMRCKDEIVYPFGKGGADTLSQEYGVPVLGRIPMDPKALELLDEGKPITLYYRGSEVEKAFRELAENVAKAVEK
- the galT gene encoding galactose-1-phosphate uridylyltransferase; amino-acid sequence: MPEYRKDPVVKRWVIISTERAKRPHDFQVTPEEVKTGFCPFDYGNEHTTPPEIIAFRPADTQPNTPGWWVRVVPNKFPAVDPELPVDRYGHGMYDAMTGFGYHEVIVETPDHNATFALLDYKQAEEVIWAYVTRFRTIAKDERVKYILIFRNHGKEGGASLAHPHSQIIATPVVPKTVQEELDGAKDYYSYKERCVFCDMINQEKIEGRRIVEENEHFIAFEPYAARFPFETWVLPKRHSHDFGSINPEEVRAFAQIMKNVLHRIYVVLNNPPYNFLIHTAPVMEEGKVYYHWHVEIIPRLTRVAGFEWGSGFYINPVPPEDAAKYLVESYQEVIEKTKSE
- a CDS encoding glycogen synthase, which encodes MRIAMVSYEVYPFAKVGGLADVVGALPKYIERQGLTVDIFMPYHKKVDENAPKFGYTIEKVSEAIPVPQLLTEEKFDIYKTTLPGSRNVNVFLISNRYYFSANEVYEGPDLAEQAIFFSDAVLESIKKLDFNYDVIHVNDWQTALIPVYLKSVYKNDEKLSKIASVLTIHNLGYQGIFEPSYMKFAGLPDYLFSIDGIEFYGNINFLKGGILFADVINTVSPTYAREIQAKEYGEKLDGVLRVRSADLYGILNGIDYEEYNPETDKRIYVNYNLETVEKKRENKRMLQRELGLPERDVPMIGMINRLVDQKGLDIMAEVMDYVSLFDMQFVLLGTGDEKYEEMFKSLGEKYPEKYSINLKFDIVLAQRIYAGADMFLMPSRYEPCGLGQMYSLRYGTIPIVRYTGGLADTVKEYDPQTKDGNGFGFEPYDPAYLLKAIAKALYYYNEKEHWITLIRNAMTTDLSWDKSAKEYVKLYQRAKSKVQ
- the gltX gene encoding glutamate--tRNA ligase: MAGDGQVRVRFAPSPTGYLHVGGARTALFNYLFARKAGGKFILRIEDTDVERSEKIFEEQLINALRWLGLDWDEGPDIGGPYGPYRQSERTELYHHYAQELIKQGKAYEVYAYPEEIEQLREKLLAEGKAPHYTREMLEPYNTSERKKEYEEKGLMPAIYFSMPRKDYVINDVVKGEVVFKAGSVGDFALLRSNGMPTYNYACVIDDGLMKITHVLRGDDHLSNTVKQVALYEALGWPVPVFGHVSMILGPDGSKLSKRHGATSVEEFKARGYLPEALVNFLALLGWSHPEGKEILTKEELINSFSLERLVKNPAIFNPEKLRWMNSEHIRMKDPKELVKIAKSFINREVDDAYLEKILSAVKDRIEELSQLPELTDFFFERPTTLPEKTTEAIETYKVLLDELQKVENWSKENIYAAFKTAMKGAKLKGKDFYMTLRLILTGKHEGPELIDILEILGKEEVLARIENFLKV
- a CDS encoding MBL fold metallo-hydrolase, with the translated sequence MIAEIINYGGSIRVPKSVEVAYSTPVLLKYNERIILIDPGDYVSFGFLEEYFESHNISLEDVTDILLTHLHLDHAYATKLFTNATIYIHAAYKSKPYNKFGLIKSKLYLEIINSWKNVVEIDAGVKLFDGKIHVFHTPWHAKEHCSFTIDTENLGRILYTGDIVMNRVEFYDIIRWLRNDDCARFINTIGRKCDYIVFTHDEYVKSSDYFRG